The Candidatus Microthrix subdominans DNA window GTTCGGCATCCAGATCATTCAGGGCATCCTCCGCAGCAAAATGGGCTGACCCGCGCTGGGCGGCGCTCAGAGCCTTGCCCAGCACCGCGATGACGACACCGGCGCCTCTGGTGGGCGGACGGTGTCGTTTGAGTTGAGGCGACGACCGAGCTCGCGAAGCCCAGCATGAAACGCTGCGCCCCGATGCTCCGGTAGGCTCGACCGCTATGGACATTACGCCTGAGCTGATCGCCGAGATCGACTTCCCCGACTCGCTCAAGGGATTCGACAAGGACGCGGTCGACGACTTCCTCGGCCAGGTCGGGACCGAACTGGGCCGGGTTCAATACGAGCTGCGCAAGGCGCAGCGGCGCACCTCCGAGTTGGAACAGGAGCTGGCCACCGCAAGCGCTCAGGCTCCAGCGGCCCCCGCCGAATCGGACGCTGTCCGGGCGACGCGCACGATCATGGCCGCCGAGGAGACCGCCGACCGCATCGAGTCCGATGCCTCGGCCGAGGCGGAGAAGGCCCTGTCCAAGGCCAACGCCGAGGCGGCCTCGGCGATCGAGGTGGCCACTTCGGAGAGCAAACGCCTGCTGGCCGAGGCCCACGCTCAGGCCGATCGCCTGGAGGCGGACACCCGGCGTGAGGCCGACGAGCTGTTGGTGGCCGCCCGCCGCCGAGCCGAGGATGAATACGACGCCCGAGTGGCCGACTACGTGCGCCTCCTCGGCGAGCAGGAGGCACGCTCCGAGGCCCTGACCGATGACATCGACTCGCTCGAGGGCCGGGTGGGGGAGTATCGCTCGGTGCTCGAGCGGTTGGTCGAGGAGGTACGACGGGTACTCGACGACCCCGACGAGCTGCGCTTCCGTCCCACCCTGGAGCTGACCGCCCCCGCCGTGCCGACCGGCTCGCCGGCTCCGGTGCCGGGCTCGGTCATGCCCGAGGCGGCCGCCTCCGATGCCGACGCAACCTGGGAGCCGGGCAGTTGGTCCGATGGCCTCTCCCAAGACGGCGGCCCCGACGTCGAGGGTGACGCGGAGGTCGAGGGTGCCTCCGAGCTGGAGGGCGCCGTCGAGCCGGAGGGCCGGGACGACCGGACCCAGGCTCATACTGCGATCGTGCAACCCCAGGTCGACGAGGACGAGGACGTGGCAGCGCCGGTCGAACCGGCGCCCGCCGACGAGGCCCCGGCCCCGGACAGTGCGTCCGCAGACATCGCCTCCGTCGCCGACGCCACGCGCGACGACCTGAGCTTCTCCGAGCTCTTGGCCGCTGCGGACGCCGCACCGGTCGGGGAGGCCCCAGGCGGCTCCGACGCGCCGTCGGTCTTTGACGCAGCACATGATCAGGCTGGCGATCTGACCGGTGAGTACCGTGACGTGAGTGGGTCGGATCTGCCCTTGGACGGCGAGGGTGGGCTTCCCGGTCAGCTCCAGGCGTTCGACGGTGAGGCCGAGTTGACGGGTGCCCAACCCCAGGTCCCCCAACAGGGCAACGAAACGACCGGCGCGGTGCCTCTGGCATCGACGGGCCAGGTGTTTGAGGCGCCCGACGATGCGTTCACCGAATCGGGGTCGCCGCGAGCGGCCGAGCCGGCGGCGATGCCTGCCGGTGTCGAGTTTGTCGACCTGGGCGACGACCAGCCGGGCAACCCGGGGTTCGCCGCAGCACCGGGCGCCTTCGCCAGCGACGAACGCTCGCTGTCGGAGCTGCACGATGCCGTCAACCATCCAGACGAGGATCAGGCCTTCGCCGAGTTTGGCAACGCCGACGAGGATGACGACCAAAAGGGAATTCGCCGCTTCTTTGGCAAGTAGTCCGGGCCGCATCGGCCGGGGTGGTTAGTCTGTCGGCTCCTCGTACACTCCCGTCGCTCCGCTCGTGGTCGGAACCCCTACCTCGGCGCAGCACGAACTCGCCCCCTCGGAGGCACCATGGCAAGTTCATCAGCTTCGTCGAAACCGGCCAAGAAGGCACCTGCAAAGAAGGCACCCGCAAAGAAGGCGGCCGAGGAGAAGTCGACGACCGCTGCTGGATCGGACGCCGAGCCGCAGAAGGACGAGGTGGCGCCGGTGGTACCCCGGCCCGGC harbors:
- a CDS encoding DivIVA domain-containing protein, with protein sequence MDITPELIAEIDFPDSLKGFDKDAVDDFLGQVGTELGRVQYELRKAQRRTSELEQELATASAQAPAAPAESDAVRATRTIMAAEETADRIESDASAEAEKALSKANAEAASAIEVATSESKRLLAEAHAQADRLEADTRREADELLVAARRRAEDEYDARVADYVRLLGEQEARSEALTDDIDSLEGRVGEYRSVLERLVEEVRRVLDDPDELRFRPTLELTAPAVPTGSPAPVPGSVMPEAAASDADATWEPGSWSDGLSQDGGPDVEGDAEVEGASELEGAVEPEGRDDRTQAHTAIVQPQVDEDEDVAAPVEPAPADEAPAPDSASADIASVADATRDDLSFSELLAAADAAPVGEAPGGSDAPSVFDAAHDQAGDLTGEYRDVSGSDLPLDGEGGLPGQLQAFDGEAELTGAQPQVPQQGNETTGAVPLASTGQVFEAPDDAFTESGSPRAAEPAAMPAGVEFVDLGDDQPGNPGFAAAPGAFASDERSLSELHDAVNHPDEDQAFAEFGNADEDDDQKGIRRFFGK